Proteins found in one Geomonas subterranea genomic segment:
- a CDS encoding CxxxxCH/CxxCH domain c-type cytochrome: MLSKYKGRCFLVLALLVLTLMQLSAGKAQAAPQYNYDCSFCHTMPPLDSGTVKKDPNTGAVPGNHAGHATSAVNSCVTCHGNQVSSYAMGHRNKTIELADGMGYSRKIAAGFVNQTSVPPNPMGTCSTATCHSNGKGTLRATPAWGSAALTVPGGCSACHDVAPSTGNHPTAGTKHGNYYGLGTGSCVKCHTDHSVQAKPFAHATSAGHRAIEVKFAGGGSFAANQCSNVYCHSNGRGTYTPPTWGGTLTCAGCHGDATTNTLSGNHAKHVNNAAFLGTNYGCVECHSSTVTNDTTISSFANHVNQTKDVAGTRVGTPVSGTCSTSYCHSDGKGTMKSVTWTGSTALTCKSCHGADAAPAFTSVAGEPNYTNAGADQPRANSHKNHVASAADCASCHADTTANGTSIKAGGFHTNSTRDVKAGARSFTVVGNTCSAVSCHDGNGIVANVPAVKWGASLGCSGCHGNSSTLTTNAHAAHVSTKGYTCDTCHAATVSGNTFFVNKALHGDATVEVAGASVTTWGGTATKTCATSCHLSATPQWNVPASGACGTCHTALSNTAGGLINSNAHTAHFTAAYGPGFNSTLTTSCSNCHTSNTASTHADGTLQLAGGMNKIGTCSTCHSQSTNWTTGRVTCESCHSTAGGPLSVIGGLTAPDKTLAATAGHGKAGVAQACSACHDNSSAHINGIAGDQKRLLGVLTGAANQECNYCHTNAAKVTGAALNVKVHQATGLGAKCSDCHNAHGTTNAMMVNGTINGTAVSFTGNNTFANGARTGVCQVCHTTTQYFTKAGQPQAAHVDSTTNCLDCHAHNPATGLAFVPPGGCDACHGYPPAPRQTISAISFGVQGSWSSARFEDYSGGGGAHIVAGHIKKDAKPSEGWANCLPCHKGSDASHARALPIRTHVESVSVDIDPQFRFSGDALATYTSATLVSGGTNKSGSCFNVSCHFKPTAKWSIER; the protein is encoded by the coding sequence ATGTTATCAAAGTATAAAGGGCGCTGTTTCCTGGTGCTGGCACTGCTGGTGCTGACACTGATGCAGTTGTCCGCGGGGAAGGCACAGGCCGCCCCACAGTACAACTATGACTGTTCTTTCTGTCACACGATGCCGCCGCTGGATTCGGGTACTGTGAAGAAAGACCCCAACACCGGCGCTGTCCCGGGTAACCATGCCGGTCACGCAACCTCTGCGGTCAACTCCTGTGTGACCTGCCACGGTAACCAGGTGAGCAGCTACGCGATGGGGCACCGCAACAAGACCATCGAGCTTGCCGACGGCATGGGCTACTCCAGGAAGATCGCGGCCGGCTTCGTGAACCAGACTTCGGTACCGCCGAACCCGATGGGCACCTGCTCCACCGCGACCTGCCACAGCAACGGCAAAGGCACCCTGAGGGCGACCCCGGCCTGGGGTAGCGCGGCGCTCACCGTGCCGGGCGGCTGCTCCGCCTGCCACGATGTCGCTCCTTCCACCGGCAACCACCCGACCGCGGGCACCAAGCACGGCAACTACTACGGCCTCGGCACCGGCTCCTGCGTGAAGTGCCACACCGACCACTCGGTACAGGCCAAGCCGTTCGCCCACGCCACCTCCGCCGGCCACCGCGCCATCGAGGTGAAATTCGCTGGCGGCGGCAGCTTCGCAGCCAACCAGTGCTCCAACGTCTACTGCCACAGCAACGGCCGCGGCACCTACACCCCCCCGACCTGGGGTGGGACCCTTACCTGCGCCGGCTGCCATGGTGACGCGACCACCAACACCCTGTCGGGCAACCACGCGAAACACGTGAACAACGCGGCCTTCCTCGGCACCAACTACGGCTGCGTCGAGTGCCACAGCTCGACCGTTACCAACGACACCACCATCTCCAGCTTCGCAAACCACGTGAACCAGACCAAGGACGTGGCCGGCACCCGCGTGGGCACCCCGGTGTCCGGGACCTGCTCCACCTCCTACTGCCACAGCGACGGCAAGGGCACCATGAAGAGCGTGACCTGGACCGGTTCCACCGCGCTGACCTGTAAATCGTGCCACGGCGCCGATGCCGCTCCGGCCTTTACTTCCGTGGCCGGCGAGCCGAACTACACCAACGCCGGGGCCGACCAGCCGCGCGCCAACAGCCATAAAAACCACGTTGCTTCGGCCGCTGACTGCGCAAGCTGCCACGCCGACACCACCGCGAACGGCACCAGCATCAAGGCTGGTGGGTTCCACACCAACAGCACCCGTGACGTCAAGGCCGGCGCCAGGAGCTTCACCGTCGTCGGGAACACCTGCTCCGCGGTATCCTGCCACGACGGCAACGGCATCGTCGCCAACGTCCCCGCTGTCAAGTGGGGTGCTTCCCTTGGCTGCAGCGGTTGCCACGGCAACTCCAGCACCCTTACCACCAACGCGCACGCGGCGCACGTAAGCACCAAAGGGTATACCTGCGACACCTGCCACGCGGCTACTGTCAGCGGGAACACCTTCTTCGTCAACAAGGCTCTCCACGGCGACGCCACCGTCGAAGTCGCCGGCGCCAGCGTGACCACCTGGGGCGGCACCGCCACCAAGACCTGCGCCACCTCCTGCCACCTCTCGGCAACCCCGCAGTGGAACGTCCCTGCATCCGGTGCCTGCGGTACCTGCCACACAGCGCTTTCCAACACCGCCGGCGGCCTGATCAACAGCAACGCGCACACCGCGCACTTCACGGCAGCTTACGGCCCGGGCTTCAACTCGACCCTGACCACCTCCTGCTCGAACTGCCACACCTCGAACACCGCGAGCACCCATGCCGACGGCACCCTGCAGCTCGCCGGCGGCATGAACAAGATCGGCACCTGCTCCACCTGCCACAGCCAGAGCACCAACTGGACCACCGGCCGTGTCACCTGCGAAAGCTGCCACTCGACCGCAGGCGGCCCGCTCTCCGTCATCGGCGGCCTCACCGCTCCTGACAAGACCCTCGCGGCCACCGCGGGCCACGGCAAGGCCGGCGTCGCCCAGGCCTGCTCCGCCTGCCACGACAACAGCTCCGCTCACATCAACGGCATAGCCGGCGATCAGAAGCGTCTGCTCGGCGTCCTGACCGGCGCGGCCAACCAGGAATGTAACTACTGCCACACCAACGCCGCCAAGGTTACCGGCGCGGCACTCAACGTGAAAGTCCACCAGGCCACCGGCCTGGGCGCCAAGTGCTCGGACTGCCACAACGCACACGGCACCACCAACGCCATGATGGTGAACGGCACCATCAACGGCACCGCAGTCAGCTTCACCGGCAACAACACCTTCGCCAACGGTGCCAGGACCGGCGTCTGCCAGGTCTGCCACACCACTACCCAGTACTTCACCAAGGCTGGCCAGCCGCAGGCAGCCCACGTCGACTCCACCACCAACTGTCTCGACTGCCACGCGCACAACCCGGCCACCGGCCTCGCCTTCGTGCCCCCCGGCGGTTGCGACGCCTGCCACGGCTACCCGCCGGCACCGCGTCAGACCATCAGCGCGATCAGCTTCGGCGTACAGGGTAGCTGGTCTTCAGCCCGCTTCGAAGACTACTCCGGCGGCGGCGGCGCCCACATCGTCGCGGGGCACATCAAGAAAGACGCCAAGCCGTCTGAAGGTTGGGCTAACTGCCTCCCCTGCCACAAAGGGAGCGACGCTTCCCACGCCCGTGCCCTGCCGATCAGGACCCACGTGGAAAGCGTGAGCGTCGACATCGACCCGCAGTTCCGTTTCTCCGGCGATGCCCTCGCCACCTACACCAGCGCTACGCTGGTTTCCGGCGGGACCAACAAGTCGGGTAGCTGCTTCAACGTGAGCTGCCACTTCAAGCCAACCGCGAAGTGGAGCATCGAACGCTAA